GTGCAGTCATAGTagtttattttatgaatttgtgAATCAGAAATTTGGCAAGAGCTTGGCGGGGTTGTTCAACTCTTTCTGACATGGCAGAAGTCTGGGCAGCTAATGCTGGAGAACCTACTTACAAAATGCTTCTTCACACAGATATCTGTCTTGTActctttggtttctctttcttcttcaaaTGGTGTCTTATTTTGCAGGACTTCTCCATATGTCTTGGGTTTCTCACAGTATGATAGCCTCAGACTAATCAGACTTCTTATATGGCACCTGGTTTTCCCAGAGCAAGTGTTCCCAGAGGCCCAGACTTCCTATGACCTAACTTAGAACCCCTAGAAATTCACTTCTCCCACATTCAATTGGTaaagaaagttttctttttaaatgtttttatttcagaggggagaggagggggagggatagaaacatcagtgataaaaattgtggatgggttgcctcctgtaagccccctactggagatccaggccacaacccgggcatgtgccctaaccaggaatccaaccgtgacctcctagtccatggatcaatactcaaccacttagccacacaggccaggcggTAAGGCAAGTTTTTAAGCCAAGCTCTAttcaagagaagggaagaaatagACTCCACCTCTCAATCAGGGGATGGCATAAACAttatagcaagcatgtcaaactcaaagcctaacacaggccaaataaataaggtttaagtttatgttggcagcaaaaaaacaaaagctttaattttcatagaaatgtaggtttattttgatagatatatgctgaatacaaagggctgaaataaatgagtcatcattaatataaaataatagaacattttaataaaaattaatatttttttcttgaacattaacttaccagacactgaataactacacaaattaataagcataacgcaaataaacctatttttctttcttttttttttttgatgctcAGTTTCCTTTAATGACCCCCAGTACCCGGGAGGGCAGGTGCAGGCAGCTCGGTGAGGGCAAGCGATGTTCACTTGTAGATCTTGCCCTGATTGAAGGCTTTGCCCACTTGCTGGAAGGCCCCCTCCCAGCAAAAGTACTCTCGCACCAGCGTCTGGGTCTCCGCGCTGCCGGGATCCAGCTTCGGCCACGTGTATGACTCATAGTCCACCTGTCAGTCTGGACTCAGCGGAAAGGCGAGCTCCTGGCCTCAGAAGACCCAGACTCCAGAAATGGAGCTGCTGTTGTTGGTTCCAAAGAGGATGACACTGGCAAAGGCGTTCTTCCTCAGCTTGTCCAACCGCTGGAACATTCCAGTGATGAGGTTGCAGCTCATGAAGGTCTGGGTGAGCTCTTCAGGGAATCGGTACTCGGCGTACCACCGGGACCAGCCATCCTTATCAAAGTGCTCCCAAAAGTATGGCAGTGCCATCGGCAGCGTGTCCTCGTTGGAGTACTTGCGCTTGAATTTGTCCAACACAAAGGTACTCTTGGGCAGGTGAGCAAAGGGGTCCTTGGCCTTGGGCTCCGCCGCCAGCGCCTGCTCACACTCGTCCATCTCCTCCTCCGGAGCGGGCGCAGCGGCCTTCTTCTTCTcggaaagcgaaatatttcctgttgcgcacaccaaacaagtcagttcaagaccaatgatgtggcaattggctactaaaatatttactgctagtattagtggagagaaatggtgcacctgcacatgcgcttaagggaaatgaatgcaatacgattatagtaatcagtcattagcgaatgttgtagttcattattaataattatgtgtaacaggatattgtaagaaTTCAgtcatgaaatttttattaaaacgtttcttacatactgttatattgtcTGGGCTGCAAAATTCGTTGTGGGcagcatgtggcctgcaggctgggagtTTCACATGCTTGCATCATAGGGAGGAAAGGAATTAATGATGGCTATCTTGGAGACAAGCTACCACACATCTCCAAATATCTGAAGGCAACATGTGTCatatttatctttgtttcttCAGTGCCTTGTATAGCACTTGGCATATGATTGGGTTCAGTAAATGAAAAAAGTGCCTATGGGTGCCAGCAGATTCAAAACCCCTCCCAAATAGAGTTACTGAATTTACAGTTGCCTGCCACATGCCTCTATTTGGCATCTCTTGCTGGTATTTCAAATTCTACAGCCCCAAAGTGGAGTTCATAAAAGTAGCTTCTTTTTAGACCTAATCTCACCATTCTCTCAATCAAAATGGCTCAAGAGCTAGGGACCCTCAAGTCCATCACCTTTATAACATTCCTCGTTCATTAATGTCTATTGATTCTACTCTTCTCTCATCTGTCCTCTCCTTTCCAGTTGTATGGCTACCGCAGTAGTTCATGCCCCatccccaactttttttttttaactgttatgAGACTTTTCCAGTTGTTTTCCTTGTCCTCAGCCCTGACTCATGTAATTGTGTATGATGTCTGGTGCCATACACATACTATGAATATTGCCAGTTAAATTTTTATAATGCATATGCCCTTTTTTTGTGAAAGTCTTATTTGCTGTCCAAATGTACGTGAACACTGAAACCCTCCCTCACCCTTGTTAGATAACAAGTGACCTACAGGTGCCAATAGCAAGCTGTAGTGCTAGCTTGCTTCTCTTTATCTCTTTTAATCTCTATTTCTCTGTTGGTCTCTATCTTTgtttgtggctgtgtgtgtgtgtgtgtgtgtgtgtgtgtgtgtgtgtgtgtgtgtgatatttcaTCCCTGAACGTTAAGGGAGGGACTATGTCATGTGCCTTAATATCTCCAGAGCTCAACATGGCACCTTACACATAATAGGAGTCTAAAAATATGTGatagaaatgtaagaaaaatgaaTGGTGACCTATTATAACCTCTGCCTGGATAAATCATTTATAATGGGATAGGCATTAAGGAAAACTGAACTGGAAGAGAGATGGTTTTGAAAATGTACATTCTCATCTTTCAGTGCCACAATTTCATGTGCTTTGCCCTAGCTTCTCGGGTTCCTCATTAGTAGTTCCACTAGATGGGCTTCTGAGTATCCTTGAACTACATTAAgctgtatttaaaattatatgtgtgtgtgtatgtatgaccATGACCAAAATGGCTAAAAGCCACTGCTCTGGGTTTATCTTTCCTTATTAAAATTAACCTTAGTTATGCTTTAGTGCCAAAAGATTTTTGAGGTCACTAACTTGCTTATCTCTAATAACAAAATCCCATGTTATTGATataaaattgacatataacattagtttcaagtgtacaacataatgattcgatgtgcatatattgtgaaatgattgccACAATAAGTAGTTAACATTTATCATCAcacagttataatttttttcttgtgatgagaccttttaagatctattctttTAGCAACTTTTGAATATGTCAATACAGAattattaactacagtcaccatgctgtacattatgtccccatgacttatttgataactggaagtttatacttTTTGACCATGTTCATGCATTTTACTCACGCCCTCATCCCTTTGACTCTGGTAACCAGCAGTTTgtgctctgtatctatgagtttggtgtttgtttgttttttgttttctttctttgttgtagtttccacatataagtgagatcatatggtattgaTCTTTATCTGatgccctcaaggttcatcaatgttgtcaCAACTGGCAGGGTTTCCTTTTGTATGGctcaataatattctattgtatagatgtataccacattttctttatccattcattcatcgaATTGAGACgggttatttccatgtcttggctattgtaaataatgctgcagtgaatatgggATACATACTTTTGATTCAGTGTATTATttctattatctataataataaaagcataatatactaattagaccagacggccaaacgaccttccagacgtccttctggttgacctggatgaagccagggctgtgattaATATTGTAACACTAGAGGGCCGATGAACAAATTtgggcatgggtggggtccctcagcctggacagcaatcgaggcctattgggggccagctggccagggggaggtaccccgggaggttggctggcaggtggggtgggtgagaggggccacaggaggttggctgtgggagtgcactgaccaccagggggcagctcctgcattgagtgtctgccccctggtgttcagtgcgtgtcatagcgactggttgacctgtcattccagtcatttggtcgtaatggtcgcttaggcttttatatatacgtATAGATTACCTTTCTTATATGGGAAAGGAATGGCTTAAAAGGATCTGtcgtgtttttttttccagagggagaaagggagagagaaatagaaatatcaatgatgagagagaatcatcaatcagctgcctcctgcacaccccacactggggattgagcctgcaacccaggcatgtgccctgatcaggaattgaaccatgaccttctggttcatgggtcctcactcaaccactgagccatgctggccaggcaggatcCATCtttatttgtggtaatttgtagTGTCTGCTAGTATGTTGTGTATATGTAAGTGGGATTTGAATCCCTGCTTTATCATATAATAGTTATCAGTTCAATCCTGAATCTTAGTTTtctcataaaaaatatttagactATAATACCTATCTTAGAATGTTTTTTATGGAGAGTAAATTAGGTAACATATATAAACCACTTAGTAGAGCTACAAAACAAGTACATTTCTAACAAGTGTTAGTTCTCACCCAGGGTATTTGGAAAAGTATTTGGGGGCTGCTCTCCCAATCATTAGCCGAGGGAAAGTGATTTAATTATGCTGTGCCTCAGGtcttcatcatctgtaaaatatgaGGATGGAATAAGAAAATAGATATTACtactcaacaaatgttagctattgatattaattttaatgtTACAGAAGTTAAGATTGCACATTGCACATTTGTgtgccttcttttatttttttttacatgtaatcATTGTCATTTAACGTAAAGATCAAAATCTCCCatatttattttagtgttttataaAGATTTTTCACATGGAGGAATAACTCCAGATAATGAAGAATGGtacttatatatgttttttaccTTTTAGCAGAAATTGCAAACAGAACGTtttatttgcctttctttttGGCACTTAAATCTGAATCCTTTAAGCTCTCATTTAATGTGGACTTCTGTTCACTCTTGTCTTTGTGTGAAAACAGACATTTAAGAAGAAACGACTGGAGGaaatgggaaaggaaagggaaatgggAAAGAGAGTCAGAATTTCGAAGACTTACTACAATCTTAAAAGTCCCCTAAACTTTTTGAATTCATTAGTGTcgcttttaaaattaattatattctttAACCAGACTGCTTTGCGAATCTCAGAGAGAGCCATTTCGCTTTTctcagctttaaaaagaaatacacattATACATATGTAAGGTGTAAAATATGATGTTTTGATATTTTGAAATACATAGTGAAATGATTACTCCATAAAGCTAATTAATATATCCATCTCCGTACATAGttactgttgtgtgtgtgtgtggtgagagcaCCTGAAATCTACGTTTTTAGCAAATTTCCTGGCTTTGTTTTGAGGCTTCCATAATGATAACAAGGTTTCATTCTGGTCGTTGTTACCATCCTTATTCTATCCCTTTCTACTTTTGTAGTGATTCACAGAACAATACTCACTGGGGCAAACAAAATATGTCTCCCACTGATATATTACAAGGAGCTCCATTACCATGGTAATCATACagcttctttgtttatttttgtaacaaGTTACACAATAGCCTCTCCTTCCAAAGTTATCCAGGTTATATATTTCTTTCCAATTCCTCCTGCTCACCAACAAGGTCCTCTATGGCTGGGCCATGCCACTTGCCTGACTCTAACTCTATTAGAGCCTCTCTGGCCATCTGCTGCCTCTTCAGAGGACTGAGTACCTTCTCTCCTGAGGACCTTGTCAAGGCCGCTCTTCCCGCAGCACTGTCCTTTATCCAGCTAACACCTATCTTCCTCTTTGTTTCAACTTAAATGTTGCTTTCTTAGGGAGAACTTCCTTGATCCCCTCAGAATAAACTTCCCAGTTTTCTGTTTatccaagttgtttttttttaatgtttgaattttttaaaagaattgttttttttgttttgttttatttttttttattgcttaaagtattacaaagggtattacatatgttttaaTCTAACTTGTTATTTGTCTTTCACACAACTATAAACATTTTATCAATGCACAAGATACTTGGCCTGTTAATGAAATTAATAGATGAAAGAAGTTGTatgcagggccagcctgacacTAACAGTCTGTGACCCTCAAAGTGCCCAGCCcagattgttttattttccctcaAAATATTTTCCCTAATGAAAATTGTAACTACTTTGCTGTTTGTGTAGGTCATTGACTAATGGCTTTCCTCCCTTATTAGCCTCTAAATTTCAGGAAGGCAGAGACTCCTTGTCTTGTTTATGGTTCTCTTCCTGGCTCCTACCACAGGGCCTGAGAGTGTGGGGGGTTTCAATAAGCAGTTACTGAACAAATGAATAAGGTCTTGGAAGACTTGCAATCTACTCCTCTGTCCTTGGGTTTATACTCAGGGCATCTGTTGTTTTCTAAGGCACTGCTGTAATTTACATAAAGGGTACTGCCTTAATGAGAGATTTGCTGTCATTCTCTGTGCTCAGGGGGAAAAGCCCTAATTTCACATTCAAATGATTCAGGCATATGTAAGTAGAAAggatgaataaatatatttaagttataacaaaaccaatttgaTGAAGGTGTTTAAAACATTTAagatttttgtttccatttagCTCAAGCCCAGTTCTCatctaatataatttattttctcaatatattaattaaatttgCAACAATAGAAAGTGGGAGACAcctgatattttaaaacaaaacaaaaaagcacttATCTCATTACGTGTGTTCCTCCAGCAATGCTTATTAAGCCATTGAAAACTCCTGCCAGGCCTAAGTAGTAAGAACATTTAACTGTTAAAGGAATACATTTGAGGGTCAGATCTGAGTTCAAACTTCAGATCCCCTATTATTTGTTTTGTGACTTGGGGAGAGTTACTCCACTTCTCTAAACCCCAGTTTTTACTTGGTAAACTGGGTTGACTAAAATTTGTCTTGCTTGCTCATTGTGAAAAGCATGAGATTATGAGAACGATTGAAGAGCTCAGCATTTTCTATAATAGCTAGTAGTTCTTATTACAAATGAGGGAAGTTAGaggaaaagggaataaaatagagacatttaacaacaacaacaaaaaagatgaaagaaaaaggtGCATTTGGTTTGGAGCAGAGCTGGCTTAAGAGTTGAGTACATAGTTACTGGAGTGGAAGGAGATATAACAGATTAAGTTATAATAAGTTAAACTGTAATTGGTTATGCTACATTAAGTTTATAGAAACCATTGTTTTGAGCTGAATTGTGTTCACctccaaaattcacatgttgaggCCTTAACTCCTAGGTACCTCAGAATGTCACTGAATttggaaatacagtggggccttgacttacgagtttaattcattccgagaccgagctcgttaaggagctcattaactcaaattactctatcaactcaatgcaaaaaatcagccgagagacagctggtatctcaaaaaactcgttagtcccGACActctcgtaagtcaaggcccagCTGTAGGGCCTTTAATaaggtaattaaggtaaaatgatgTCATATGGGTGAGCCCTAATGCAATGAGTGGAGTCTTTATAAGGGGAGAGTGGGACGCAGAGAACATAGACAGAGGGAGGACACACCGAGAAGGTgcccatctgcaagccaaggagaaaggcctCAAAATGGAACCAGTCCTGCTGACAGCTTGACCTTGGACTTACCAGCCACCAGAAATgtaaggaaatacatttttattgtttaagccacccagtctgtggtattttggtATGGCAGCCTTACCAGACTAATATAGCCACAGAggttccttgatttttttttttttttaaaaggaacccATGAGAGACAACATGTGAAAATACCTACTACAGTTTCTAGGAAATGCCCTGTAAATACACTTAAATCTGCTGACAGAATGTTCTAaagcagtgggtctcaaccttggctgcacattagaattacctgggaatcttttttaaatcctgatttctgggcctcatcctccggaaattctgttttttggttatgaggtggggccacaacattagtaacaaagaaacagaatttccggaggatgaggcccagaaatcaggattttaaaaagattcccaggtgattctaatgtgcagccaaggctgagaaccactggcttagagtaaATGAATTTTCCTTTTTGTAGAGTTGGAGAATTTAATTGATGGAAAAATCCTAATATCCGAAATGTGTTACCAGCAGAGATAAAACTTGAAGTCTGTTTTACAGATTCCCAGAGCAATATTCTTTCTTGGTGTACATTTTCTGCAACCATGGCATTTAGCTTTGAGACTTAGGTGTTAGAGGGGTTATTCCTGCTTGTTTTTTTTTCGCATTAAAATTGTTCAACACCAGAAATTTGCCAGTATGTTTACTGTGGAAATCTTTTGATTTCAGTAAATATGGTGTTGAAATGTTTGTTGACAGTTCTGCTTTAAAATTGCTTTAAAGAAGGCCAATTTAAATGAAATCAACATGTAAAAGAACAAGCCACAAGCTAGTCTGTTTTCTGATTAAGAAATGTGTCTTGTGTAATTTAGTACCCAAAagaaagcgggggaggggggtgggagggaagtcacggctctggcctacctctggCTTGGTCAGAAGCAGCTGCTTATAGTTGGAATGTATGTTCTTTTGGTGAAAAGGCCTCAAGGTCCAGCCCATATGGGGCTGTAAGATAAATTGGTGGCAACTGTGAGTTTATCTACGGAAAGGTAATATTTACTTTGATTCTTCAATTTTATCATAGAAAGTCGTTTAGGCTGCACAGTAATGGCAAAGTTTTCATTTAATACAATTTAGACAGGAATAGTTGTTAACCTCTATTTGTGAAACTAACAAAAGGTAAACACGACGGGTACAACAGTGAAATTTACCAACTTGATCTTAAACTGGTAATAGGAATAATGGTATGTGCTTTGTAATTTTTACTCTGCATTGTGTGAACCTGACTAAATCTGAATTGGGTTTCTTGGCAAAAACCATTGGACTTCTTCCTttgattttattgctttttaaaaactg
The sequence above is a segment of the Myotis daubentonii chromosome X, mMyoDau2.1, whole genome shotgun sequence genome. Coding sequences within it:
- the LOC132223509 gene encoding elongation factor 1-gamma-like; its protein translation is MGISHKNCNTSTDLQMYGAAEHRLEEVKSEFDKRLSYRMWDIGNISLSEKKKAAAPAPEEEMDECEQALAAEPKAKDPFAHLPKSTFVLDKFKRKYSNEDTLPMALPYFWEHFDKDGWSRWYAEYRFPEELTQTFMSCNLITGMFQRLDKLRKNAFASVILFGTNNSSSISGVWVF